A genomic stretch from Pontivivens ytuae includes:
- the folE gene encoding GTP cyclohydrolase I FolE, which produces MNVQDPKITIETERAKPARPTRQEAEDAVRTLLRWAGDDPDREGLLDTPKRVTKAYSDWFRGYDEDPAELLQRTFEEVEGYDEMVVLRDIRFESYCEHHMAPIIGKAHVGYLPKGRVVGISKLARIVDAFAKRLQVQEKMNAQIAQVLMDTLEPHGVAVVLEGEHHCMSTRGVHKPGVSMVTSTMLGAFRDDPATRKEFMTVIGNPTNRMS; this is translated from the coding sequence ATGAACGTTCAAGATCCCAAAATCACCATCGAGACCGAGCGCGCGAAGCCCGCGCGCCCCACCCGGCAGGAAGCCGAGGATGCCGTGCGCACCCTCCTGCGCTGGGCCGGCGATGATCCCGACCGCGAGGGTCTGCTCGACACGCCCAAGCGCGTGACCAAGGCCTATTCCGACTGGTTCCGCGGCTATGACGAGGATCCGGCCGAGCTCCTCCAGCGCACCTTCGAGGAGGTCGAGGGCTACGACGAGATGGTCGTCCTGCGCGATATCCGGTTCGAGAGCTATTGCGAGCATCACATGGCGCCGATCATCGGCAAGGCCCATGTCGGCTACCTGCCGAAGGGCCGCGTCGTCGGCATCTCCAAGCTCGCGCGCATCGTCGACGCCTTCGCCAAGCGCCTACAGGTGCAGGAGAAGATGAACGCCCAGATCGCGCAGGTCCTGATGGACACGCTGGAGCCCCACGGCGTCGCCGTCGTGCTGGAGGGCGAGCACCACTGCATGTCCACCCGCGGCGTCCACAAGCCGGGGGTGAGCATGGTGACCTCTACGATGCTCGGCGCCTTCCGCGACGACCCCGCGACGCGCAAGGAATTCATGACCGTCATCGGCAATCCGACCAACCGGATGAGCTGA
- a CDS encoding DsbE family thiol:disulfide interchange protein: MKFNPILLVPLIAGVILGTFLWAMFRENPDELPSTFIAQAAPPLTVEPMDGRPLPEFGGEVMLVNFWASWCGPCRIEHPHLMDLAEEGLAIVGVNYKDDPDDARGFLAELGDPYTAIGVDETGRTGIDWGLYGVPETFVLDADGRIVLRFPGPVTEEVLEARIRPAIEAARTGG, translated from the coding sequence ATGAAATTCAATCCGATCCTGCTGGTGCCGCTGATCGCGGGCGTGATCCTCGGCACCTTTCTGTGGGCGATGTTCCGGGAGAACCCCGACGAGCTGCCCTCGACCTTCATCGCGCAGGCCGCCCCGCCGCTGACCGTGGAGCCGATGGACGGCCGCCCGCTGCCGGAGTTCGGCGGCGAGGTGATGCTGGTGAACTTCTGGGCAAGCTGGTGCGGGCCCTGCCGGATCGAGCACCCGCACCTGATGGACCTCGCCGAAGAGGGGCTCGCCATCGTCGGGGTGAACTACAAGGACGATCCCGACGACGCGCGCGGCTTCCTCGCCGAGCTCGGCGATCCATACACCGCGATCGGCGTCGACGAGACCGGGCGGACCGGCATCGACTGGGGTCTCTACGGCGTGCCGGAGACATTCGTCCTCGATGCCGACGGCCGGATCGTGCTGCGCTTCCCCGGTCCGGTCACCGAAGAGGTGCTGGAGGCCCGCATCCGCCCGGCGATCGAGGCGGCCCGGACCGGCGGCTGA
- a CDS encoding class I SAM-dependent methyltransferase, whose translation MPDPAGASFKAADVVDLYTHRPPYAPKIYEYVVEHALSTGRLLDLGCGEGKVARPMARVFGHVTAVDPSANMIALGQSLENGAAENLEWIEATAEDAPLVGAFDAVTFASSIHWMDPARLFPKLADHLNASHVLAIIGGDEAFAPPWHDEWRRFLARWVPEITGLPLDSEEWRASRRKHLDYVDVVDSTEFVSDPFRQTVESFILCQHSRDTFALHKMGDRRVEFDRELEALLRPHADGDGELTFRVKTKLTLATLRTM comes from the coding sequence ATGCCCGATCCGGCAGGAGCATCCTTCAAGGCTGCCGACGTGGTCGACCTCTACACGCATCGGCCACCCTACGCGCCGAAGATCTACGAGTACGTTGTCGAGCACGCGCTCTCCACCGGGCGCCTTCTGGATCTGGGATGTGGCGAGGGGAAGGTGGCGCGGCCGATGGCCAGGGTCTTCGGCCACGTCACGGCGGTCGATCCCTCGGCGAACATGATCGCGCTCGGACAGTCGCTGGAAAACGGCGCGGCTGAGAACCTGGAATGGATCGAGGCGACGGCGGAGGATGCGCCTCTGGTTGGCGCATTCGACGCGGTCACGTTCGCGTCGAGCATCCACTGGATGGATCCGGCGAGGCTGTTCCCGAAGCTCGCCGACCATCTGAATGCAAGCCATGTTCTTGCGATCATCGGGGGTGACGAGGCCTTCGCGCCGCCGTGGCACGACGAGTGGCGGCGGTTTCTCGCGAGATGGGTGCCCGAGATCACGGGCCTGCCGCTGGATTCGGAGGAATGGCGGGCATCGAGGCGGAAGCATCTGGATTACGTGGACGTCGTCGACAGCACCGAGTTCGTGTCCGACCCCTTCCGGCAGACGGTCGAGAGCTTCATCCTGTGCCAGCATTCCCGCGACACGTTCGCACTGCACAAGATGGGAGACCGGCGTGTTGAGTTCGATCGCGAGCTCGAAGCGCTCTTGCGGCCCCATGCGGATGGTGACGGAGAACTGACGTTCCGGGTGAAAACCAAGCTCACGCTCGCGACGCTTCGGACGATGTGA
- the ccmD gene encoding heme exporter protein CcmD: protein MLGEYAVWVLSSYGAALVLIGGLVAQSVIRSARVRRELDRLEGRK from the coding sequence ATGCTCGGCGAATACGCGGTCTGGGTGCTATCGTCCTACGGAGCGGCTCTGGTGCTGATCGGCGGGCTGGTGGCGCAATCGGTGATCCGGTCGGCGCGCGTGCGGCGTGAGCTAGACCGGCTGGAGGGGCGTAAGTAG
- a CDS encoding DUF952 domain-containing protein encodes MLIYKIFRADEWALLDRDGDTAGAPIDLTDGYIHFSTAETVRETAAKHFAGEQGLVLAAVEADSLDALKWESSRGGVNFPHLYRRLRRDEVAWHRDLPLGPDGHVFPEGIT; translated from the coding sequence ATGCTGATCTACAAAATCTTCCGTGCCGACGAATGGGCCCTGCTCGACCGTGACGGCGACACTGCGGGCGCCCCGATCGACCTCACCGACGGCTACATCCACTTCTCCACCGCCGAGACCGTGCGGGAGACCGCCGCGAAGCATTTCGCAGGCGAGCAGGGCCTCGTCCTCGCCGCGGTGGAGGCCGATAGCCTAGATGCTCTCAAATGGGAGTCCAGCCGCGGCGGCGTCAATTTTCCGCACCTTTACAGACGCTTGCGCCGCGACGAAGTCGCCTGGCACCGGGATCTGCCCCTCGGCCCCGATGGCCATGTCTTCCCGGAGGGCATCACGTGA
- a CDS encoding TrkH family potassium uptake protein — translation MISLRPIGYVVGLLVLALGAAMLLPALIDLPTEAGASGTFALSSVVTMMAGLTLILSCANSRTRGLDIRQTFLLTVACWLSLPIFGAIPLWTGPVPVSYTDAFFEAMSGLTTTGSTIYSDLDQLSRGTLLWRALLQWMGGVGIIVFALAFLPMLKVGGMQLFRSEAFDTFGKILPRAAEIAGSISGIYLVLTLACALSYGAAGMGLFDAITHAMTTVATGGFANYNNSFAAFTPAAEYMAAIFMILASLPFVRYIQLVAGAHQPLFHDSQIRAFLAILAGAVLVLALWQTAVSEQPTEPAFRKALFNATSIMTGTGYASANYNLWGSFPVAVIFLIGLIGGCAGSTCCSVKVFRFQLLFAALVSQIRQLHSPSGVFRPRYEGRTVADDVMSSVVAFFVMFMLTLGVVTAILGLMGLDMITALSGAATAVANIGPGLGPEIGPAGNFAGLPDQAKWVLAMAMLIGRLELMSVYVLFTVAFWRG, via the coding sequence ATGATCTCCCTGCGTCCAATCGGCTATGTCGTCGGGCTGCTTGTCCTCGCCCTCGGCGCGGCCATGCTGCTGCCCGCGCTCATCGACTTGCCGACCGAGGCGGGGGCGAGCGGCACCTTCGCGCTGTCGAGCGTGGTGACGATGATGGCGGGCCTCACGCTGATCCTGAGCTGTGCGAACAGCCGCACGCGCGGGCTCGACATCCGCCAGACCTTCCTTCTGACGGTCGCCTGCTGGCTGAGCCTGCCGATCTTCGGCGCGATCCCGCTCTGGACCGGGCCGGTGCCCGTCTCCTACACCGATGCGTTTTTCGAGGCGATGAGCGGGCTGACCACCACAGGCTCCACCATCTACTCCGATCTCGACCAGCTATCGCGCGGCACGCTGCTCTGGCGCGCGCTGCTGCAATGGATGGGGGGCGTCGGGATCATCGTCTTCGCGCTCGCCTTCCTGCCGATGCTCAAGGTGGGCGGCATGCAGCTCTTCCGGTCCGAGGCGTTCGACACCTTCGGCAAGATCCTGCCCCGCGCGGCGGAGATCGCGGGCTCGATCTCCGGCATCTATCTGGTCCTGACGCTGGCCTGCGCGCTGAGCTACGGAGCCGCCGGCATGGGCCTCTTCGATGCGATCACCCATGCGATGACGACGGTGGCGACAGGCGGGTTTGCCAATTACAACAACAGCTTCGCGGCGTTCACCCCAGCGGCGGAGTACATGGCCGCGATCTTCATGATCCTCGCGAGCCTGCCCTTCGTGCGCTACATCCAGCTTGTCGCCGGGGCGCACCAGCCGCTGTTCCACGACAGCCAGATCCGCGCGTTTCTGGCAATCCTCGCGGGCGCCGTGCTGGTGCTCGCGCTCTGGCAGACTGCCGTGTCCGAGCAGCCGACGGAGCCCGCGTTCCGCAAGGCGCTCTTCAACGCCACCTCGATCATGACCGGCACGGGCTATGCGAGTGCGAACTACAACCTGTGGGGCAGCTTCCCGGTCGCCGTGATCTTCCTGATCGGCCTGATCGGAGGCTGCGCGGGTTCGACCTGCTGTTCGGTGAAGGTGTTCCGGTTCCAGCTTCTGTTTGCGGCGCTCGTGAGCCAGATCCGCCAGCTCCACAGCCCCTCCGGCGTCTTCCGCCCGCGCTATGAGGGCCGGACGGTGGCCGACGATGTCATGAGCTCCGTCGTCGCCTTCTTCGTGATGTTCATGCTGACGCTGGGCGTGGTGACGGCCATCCTGGGCCTGATGGGGCTCGACATGATCACGGCGCTGTCGGGCGCGGCGACGGCCGTGGCCAATATTGGCCCGGGCCTGGGGCCGGAGATCGGCCCGGCAGGTAACTTCGCGGGGCTGCCGGACCAGGCGAAATGGGTGCTCGCGATGGCGATGCTGATCGGCCGGCTCGAACTGATGAGCGTCTATGTCCTCTTCACCGTCGCGTTCTGGCGTGGGTGA
- a CDS encoding 5-formyltetrahydrofolate cyclo-ligase: protein MDKSGQRKAAFARRKAAHAAGPGDAAERLAALLLARPERVVAGYMPIRTEIDPLPAMRALVAAGRRVSVPVIAGEGQPLDFREWTPEVEMVAGPFGAQVPAAGDWLTPQALIVPLVAFDPSGHRLGYGGGFYDRTLARLRAAGPIFAAGFAYAAQEAPLQPEPTDEPLDVIVTERGLVTPATRPGLAAPGEAG from the coding sequence ATGGACAAGTCCGGACAGCGCAAGGCCGCGTTCGCGCGGCGCAAGGCGGCCCATGCGGCGGGGCCGGGGGATGCGGCGGAGCGGCTGGCGGCGCTGCTGCTCGCCCGGCCGGAGCGGGTGGTTGCGGGATACATGCCGATCCGGACCGAGATCGATCCGCTGCCCGCGATGCGAGCCCTCGTGGCGGCCGGGAGACGTGTCAGCGTGCCGGTGATCGCCGGGGAGGGCCAGCCGCTTGACTTTCGCGAGTGGACGCCGGAGGTCGAGATGGTCGCCGGTCCGTTCGGCGCGCAGGTGCCCGCGGCGGGAGACTGGCTCACCCCGCAGGCGCTCATTGTGCCGCTGGTGGCCTTCGATCCGTCGGGCCACCGGCTCGGCTATGGCGGCGGGTTCTATGATCGGACGCTGGCGCGGTTGCGCGCCGCGGGTCCGATCTTCGCCGCGGGGTTCGCCTATGCGGCACAGGAGGCCCCGCTCCAGCCCGAGCCCACCGACGAGCCGCTCGACGTGATCGTGACCGAGCGTGGACTGGTCACACCTGCGACACGTCCGGGCCTTGCCGCGCCGGGAGAGGCAGGCTAG
- a CDS encoding heme ABC transporter permease, with the protein MSFWEFANPARFTRLTGRVLPWISGAAALCLGIGLIWGFFFTPDDFRQGSTVKIIYLHVPAAFIAINAWFMMMVASLIWLIRRHHVSALAARAAAPVGAVMTIVALVTGALWGQPMWGTWWVWDPRLTSFLILFVFYLGYIALWEAVDEPDTAADLTSVLCLVGTVFALLSRYAVLIWNQGLHQGASLSVDREENVADVFYQPLLLSIAGFVLLFVALVLLRTRTEIRARRARALMLREMA; encoded by the coding sequence ATGTCCTTCTGGGAGTTCGCCAATCCCGCGCGGTTCACGCGCCTGACCGGCCGGGTGCTGCCCTGGATCTCGGGCGCGGCAGCGCTCTGCCTCGGCATCGGCCTGATCTGGGGCTTCTTCTTCACGCCCGACGATTTCCGGCAGGGCTCCACCGTCAAGATCATCTACCTGCACGTGCCCGCGGCCTTCATCGCGATCAATGCGTGGTTCATGATGATGGTGGCCTCGCTTATCTGGCTGATCCGGCGGCATCACGTGAGCGCACTGGCGGCCCGCGCCGCCGCCCCGGTCGGAGCCGTGATGACGATCGTAGCATTGGTGACCGGCGCGCTGTGGGGTCAGCCGATGTGGGGGACGTGGTGGGTCTGGGATCCGCGGCTGACCTCCTTCCTGATCCTCTTCGTCTTCTATCTCGGTTACATCGCGCTCTGGGAAGCGGTGGACGAGCCCGACACCGCCGCGGACCTCACGAGCGTGCTCTGCCTCGTCGGCACCGTCTTCGCGCTGCTGTCGCGCTACGCCGTGCTGATCTGGAATCAAGGTTTGCACCAGGGCGCGTCGCTCTCCGTCGATCGGGAGGAGAACGTGGCCGATGTGTTCTACCAGCCGCTGCTCCTGAGCATCGCGGGCTTCGTGCTGCTGTTCGTCGCACTCGTGCTGCTGCGCACCCGGACGGAGATCCGCGCCCGCCGGGCCCGCGCGCTGATGTTGCGGGAGATGGCCTGA
- a CDS encoding TIGR00282 family metallophosphoesterase, translating into MRILFLGDVMGRGGRKAVVERLPGLRAELKADFVVVNGENASGGMGLTGGHASLLFEAGADCVTLGDHAFDQKEMLSHIDGDDRILRPLNYAKVAPGRGARIFEVSRGRRVLVVQALGQVFMKRPFDDPFSAVEAELKRAPLGGRVNATLVDIHAEATSEKMAMGHWCDGRASVVVGTHTHVPTGDAQVLPKGTAYMTDAGMCGDYDSVIGMTKDEPLRRFITGMPKGRFQPAEGEATLSGLFVETDDATGKALACAPVRVGGRLAEARPA; encoded by the coding sequence ATGCGTATTCTCTTTCTGGGCGATGTGATGGGCCGCGGCGGTCGCAAGGCGGTCGTGGAGCGGCTTCCAGGCCTGCGAGCCGAGCTCAAGGCGGACTTCGTGGTGGTGAACGGGGAGAACGCCTCGGGTGGCATGGGGCTGACGGGCGGTCATGCCTCGCTGCTGTTCGAGGCCGGGGCCGACTGCGTGACGCTCGGCGATCATGCGTTCGATCAGAAGGAGATGCTGTCCCATATCGACGGCGACGACCGGATCCTGCGGCCGCTGAACTACGCCAAGGTGGCACCCGGGCGCGGCGCGCGCATCTTCGAGGTGTCGCGCGGGCGGCGGGTGCTGGTGGTCCAGGCGCTGGGCCAGGTCTTCATGAAGCGGCCCTTCGACGATCCCTTCTCGGCGGTGGAGGCGGAGCTGAAGCGCGCCCCTCTGGGCGGACGGGTCAACGCGACGCTCGTGGACATCCACGCCGAGGCGACGAGTGAGAAGATGGCGATGGGCCATTGGTGCGACGGGCGTGCGAGCGTCGTCGTGGGCACCCACACCCATGTGCCCACCGGTGATGCGCAGGTGCTGCCGAAGGGCACGGCCTACATGACCGATGCGGGTATGTGCGGCGATTATGACAGCGTGATCGGCATGACCAAGGACGAGCCGCTGCGCCGCTTCATCACCGGGATGCCCAAGGGCCGGTTCCAACCGGCGGAGGGGGAGGCGACGCTGTCGGGCCTCTTCGTCGAGACGGATGACGCGACGGGCAAGGCGCTGGCCTGCGCGCCGGTGCGGGTCGGCGGGCGGCTGGCGGAGGCGCGGCCGGCATGA
- a CDS encoding MmcB family DNA repair protein, with amino-acid sequence MTEILAPGFEIARGVWRHLDTLDVTALPEFVPARGLRVDLACLTPKGEIWIVEVKSSLADFRADQKWEGYLPFCDRFYWAVPADFPSEVLPLETGLIIADRFDAAILREGPVTPLAAARRKALSLKIARTAMRRQLGWLEPDLGLARADG; translated from the coding sequence ATGACCGAGATCCTCGCCCCCGGATTCGAGATCGCCCGTGGCGTTTGGCGCCATCTCGACACGCTCGACGTGACCGCCCTGCCGGAATTCGTGCCGGCGCGCGGCCTCCGGGTCGATCTCGCCTGCCTGACGCCGAAGGGCGAGATCTGGATCGTCGAGGTGAAGAGCTCCCTCGCCGACTTCCGCGCCGACCAGAAATGGGAGGGCTACCTGCCCTTCTGCGACCGCTTCTACTGGGCGGTTCCGGCGGATTTCCCCTCCGAAGTGCTGCCGCTCGAAACCGGCCTCATCATCGCCGACCGCTTCGATGCCGCCATCTTGCGGGAGGGGCCGGTGACGCCACTCGCCGCCGCGCGCCGCAAGGCCCTGTCGCTGAAGATCGCGCGCACCGCCATGCGCCGCCAGTTGGGCTGGCTCGAACCCGATCTGGGCCTCGCGCGGGCGGATGGGTGA
- the metZ gene encoding O-succinylhomoserine sulfhydrylase: MTDTSDWQHRTKLVHSGARRSQYGEVAEAVYLTQGFVYPTAEAAEQRFIELGEDEFIYARYGNPTVAAFEDRIAAIEGAEAAFATASGMAAVNGALFSMLKAGDHVVSARALFGSCLYIVETLLPRFGVEVTFVDGTDLDQWRAAVRDDTKLVFFETMSNPVLEVIDVAGVAEIAHAKGAMVVADNVFATPILMRAMERGADVVIYSATKHIDGQGRCLGGVVLGTEEFIRGTLEPYLKHTGGALSPFNAWVMLNGLTTLDLRVRAQAATAARLADWFAEKNTVTRVLYPGRADHPQHDVAASQMETGGTMLAIELADQAAAFRFLNAATVAIISNNLGDARTILTHPATTTHQRLDEETRAALGITPGTIRISAGLEDADDLIADFAQALAKA; this comes from the coding sequence ATGACCGATACGTCCGACTGGCAGCACCGCACGAAGCTCGTCCATTCCGGCGCCCGCCGCTCGCAATACGGCGAGGTGGCCGAGGCCGTCTATCTCACCCAGGGCTTCGTCTACCCGACGGCCGAGGCCGCGGAGCAGCGCTTTATCGAACTCGGAGAGGACGAGTTCATCTACGCCCGCTACGGCAATCCGACCGTCGCCGCCTTCGAGGACCGGATCGCGGCGATCGAGGGGGCCGAGGCCGCCTTCGCCACCGCGTCGGGCATGGCGGCGGTCAACGGTGCGCTCTTCTCCATGCTCAAGGCCGGGGACCACGTGGTCAGCGCCAGGGCGCTGTTCGGCTCCTGCCTCTACATCGTGGAGACGCTGCTGCCCCGCTTCGGCGTGGAGGTGACGTTCGTGGACGGCACCGATCTCGACCAGTGGCGCGCCGCCGTGCGCGACGACACCAAGCTTGTGTTCTTCGAGACCATGTCGAACCCGGTTCTCGAAGTCATAGACGTCGCCGGCGTCGCCGAGATCGCCCACGCCAAGGGGGCTATGGTCGTCGCCGACAACGTCTTCGCCACCCCGATCCTGATGCGCGCGATGGAGCGGGGGGCGGACGTCGTCATCTACTCCGCCACCAAGCATATCGACGGGCAGGGCCGCTGCCTCGGCGGCGTCGTGCTGGGAACGGAGGAGTTCATCCGCGGCACGCTGGAGCCCTATCTCAAGCACACCGGCGGCGCGCTTTCCCCCTTCAACGCCTGGGTCATGCTGAACGGGCTGACGACGCTCGACCTGCGGGTCCGCGCGCAGGCCGCCACCGCCGCCCGCCTCGCCGACTGGTTCGCGGAGAAGAACACGGTCACCCGAGTCCTCTATCCCGGCCGCGCCGACCACCCGCAGCACGATGTCGCAGCCAGCCAGATGGAGACGGGCGGCACAATGCTCGCCATCGAACTCGCCGACCAAGCCGCCGCCTTCCGCTTTCTGAATGCAGCGACGGTCGCCATCATCTCCAACAATCTGGGCGACGCGCGCACCATCCTGACCCATCCCGCCACCACGACGCACCAGCGTCTGGACGAGGAAACACGGGCCGCGCTGGGCATTACGCCGGGCACGATCCGCATCTCCGCGGGGCTGGAGGATGCCGACGATCTGATCGCGGATTTCGCACAGGCGCTGGCGAAGGCGTGA
- a CDS encoding alpha/beta fold hydrolase produces the protein MSADRTGTPVDPALAELLERPGPVTILLHGFKFCPLHEPSAGDPALRDPHRLVYAAEPEVRCGRMVSWPGMLERNGPVIGVGWPAMHRGRGTWGAIAGFAEVYERAGAVARQVARLMDRIAALDPHRRIDLVGHSLGGRVALAALPHLMRAEPRRVLLWGAAERQTVADAAVAEAPARTEIVSVTARSNARYDAMFECFAPGAGRSMGRGLDRPGLATLQLDDPVTEASLSVRGLPLDAWPQRHCHWSFYRRGGTGALYADLLDRPEFWSLERIRDLAIADESDAQSGLWQSVAAFFPMQGPRRA, from the coding sequence GTGAGTGCCGATCGCACCGGCACTCCCGTCGATCCAGCGCTTGCGGAGCTGCTGGAGCGGCCCGGCCCCGTTACGATCCTGCTGCATGGCTTCAAGTTCTGCCCCCTCCACGAGCCCTCCGCGGGCGATCCGGCGCTGCGTGACCCGCACCGGCTGGTCTACGCGGCGGAGCCGGAGGTGCGCTGCGGCCGCATGGTGAGCTGGCCGGGTATGCTGGAGCGCAATGGCCCGGTGATCGGCGTCGGCTGGCCCGCGATGCATCGCGGGCGCGGCACCTGGGGGGCTATCGCGGGCTTTGCCGAGGTTTACGAGCGCGCGGGCGCCGTCGCGCGGCAGGTCGCGCGGCTCATGGACCGGATCGCCGCACTCGACCCGCATCGGCGCATCGACCTCGTCGGACACTCGCTGGGGGGTCGCGTGGCGCTCGCCGCCCTGCCCCACCTGATGCGGGCCGAACCGCGCCGGGTGCTCCTTTGGGGTGCGGCGGAGCGGCAGACGGTGGCGGACGCCGCAGTGGCCGAAGCCCCCGCGCGGACGGAGATCGTGAGCGTCACGGCCCGCAGCAACGCGCGCTACGACGCGATGTTCGAGTGCTTTGCGCCGGGCGCAGGCCGCAGCATGGGTCGCGGGCTCGACCGGCCGGGCCTCGCGACGCTGCAACTCGACGATCCGGTGACGGAGGCGTCGCTGAGCGTCCGCGGGCTGCCGCTCGACGCCTGGCCGCAGCGCCATTGCCACTGGAGCTTCTACCGCCGCGGCGGAACCGGCGCGCTCTATGCCGACCTGCTCGACCGGCCCGAGTTCTGGAGCCTGGAGCGGATCCGGGACCTTGCGATCGCGGACGAAAGCGACGCGCAAAGCGGCCTCTGGCAGAGCGTCGCCGCCTTCTTCCCGATGCAGGGGCCGCGGCGCGCCTGA
- a CDS encoding quinone-dependent dihydroorotate dehydrogenase, with amino-acid sequence MIERLGLRALHAFEPERAHGLALAALRAGLAPKPGPITSPRLATSVAGIDLPNPLGLAAGFDKNAVAINPLLRTGLGFVEVGAATPRPQPGNPKPRLFRLTGDRAVINRFGFNNEGVEAIAARLAARREQGVLGLNLGANKDSADRAADFADVLQKSGELVDFVTVNVSSPNTEKLRDLQGAEALSRLLSGVMEARDGLAKPPKVFLKIAPDLDTSELAELCSVAEAAGIDAIVATNTTLGREGLTDPQANEAGGLSGAPLFEGSTAVLREVRGLTGGRIPLIGVGGIGSGAQAYAKVRAGASAVQLYSALVYEGLGLVPRILTELETLLERDGFATVTDAVGVDA; translated from the coding sequence GTGATCGAGCGCCTCGGTCTGCGCGCCCTCCACGCCTTCGAGCCGGAGCGGGCGCATGGCCTCGCACTCGCGGCCCTGCGCGCCGGGCTCGCGCCGAAGCCGGGGCCGATCACCTCGCCGCGCCTCGCGACCTCCGTGGCCGGGATCGACCTTCCGAACCCGCTGGGCCTCGCCGCGGGTTTCGACAAGAACGCGGTGGCCATCAATCCGCTGCTGCGCACCGGTCTCGGCTTCGTCGAGGTGGGGGCCGCCACTCCGCGGCCGCAGCCGGGCAATCCGAAACCGCGGCTCTTCCGGCTGACCGGCGACCGCGCCGTCATCAACCGGTTCGGCTTCAACAACGAGGGGGTCGAGGCGATCGCCGCCCGGCTCGCGGCGCGGCGGGAGCAGGGCGTGCTCGGCCTCAACCTCGGCGCGAACAAGGACAGCGCGGACCGGGCGGCCGACTTCGCCGACGTGTTACAGAAATCCGGGGAGCTCGTGGATTTTGTAACAGTTAACGTCTCCTCCCCGAACACCGAGAAGCTGCGCGACCTGCAGGGGGCCGAGGCGCTCAGCCGCCTCCTCTCCGGCGTGATGGAGGCGCGCGACGGGCTCGCCAAACCCCCGAAGGTTTTCCTCAAGATCGCCCCCGATCTCGACACGAGCGAACTCGCCGAACTCTGCTCCGTCGCCGAGGCCGCCGGCATCGACGCCATCGTCGCGACCAATACGACGCTGGGCCGCGAGGGCCTGACCGATCCGCAGGCGAATGAGGCAGGCGGCCTTTCCGGCGCGCCGCTCTTCGAGGGATCCACCGCGGTGCTGCGCGAGGTGCGCGGCCTCACTGGCGGCCGCATCCCGCTGATCGGCGTCGGAGGCATCGGGTCCGGTGCGCAGGCCTATGCCAAGGTCCGGGCGGGTGCGTCGGCGGTGCAGCTCTATTCCGCGCTGGTCTACGAGGGGCTGGGCCTCGTGCCGCGGATCCTCACGGAGCTCGAAACCCTGCTGGAGCGCGACGGATTTGCCACCGTCACCGACGCGGTCGGGGTCGACGCATAG